A portion of the Sphingobacterium spiritivorum genome contains these proteins:
- a CDS encoding M1 family metallopeptidase gives MNKKSCAGISLALALICAQLNETVAQDNTTRYNYTQAFSPQFYTSNGNSYRSASGKPGDQYWQNAASYSIKARLNDTDKKVSGSVTITYTNNSPDRLDYIWLQLDQNLFKSDSRGQSTVPQNNSRYGDAASQFEGGYNLSSVQLNGKDLKYEVSDTRMKITLPQALNPKGGQIQFTIDYSYTVPQYGADRTGILPTAAGDIYAIAQWYPRMAVYDDILGWNTDPYSGPGEFYLEYGDFNVEITAPADHIVVMGGELLNPQEVWTAEQFKRYQQAQSSDQTVIIRSAAEVANKNSRPAKKELTWKYTLKNARDVAWASSKAFIIDAAKINLPSGRKSLAISAYPKESDGQQAWARSTEYTKSSIEYYSEKWFEYPYPVAVNVASNVGGMEYPALSFCGSSAKNAGLWGVTDHEFGHNWFPMIVGSNERLHGWMDEGFNTFINGLSREAFNKGEYDKSIGSRNKMAQGFNSSSLEPIMSTPQNMQERNIGTLVYYKPGFGLRLLRDEVIGAERFDEAFRTYIRDWAFKHPTPNDFFRTIENVTGENLGWFWRGWFLNNWKLDQAIRKVEYAKFNAANGALITIDNLEKLPMPVVIEATTVSGKKIRKKLPVDIWQRNTSWTFLLDSKEELSSVVIDPDQVYPDINPENNTWSKK, from the coding sequence ATGAATAAAAAATCTTGTGCCGGGATTTCTTTAGCATTAGCATTGATCTGTGCTCAATTGAATGAGACTGTCGCCCAGGACAACACAACCCGATATAACTATACACAAGCGTTCAGTCCGCAGTTTTATACTTCCAATGGCAACTCCTACCGTTCTGCGAGTGGTAAGCCAGGAGATCAGTACTGGCAAAATGCTGCCAGTTACAGCATAAAGGCCAGGTTAAATGATACCGATAAAAAAGTAAGCGGCAGCGTAACGATTACGTATACCAACAATAGCCCGGACCGGCTGGATTATATCTGGCTTCAACTTGATCAGAATCTGTTTAAAAGTGATTCCAGAGGACAGAGCACCGTTCCTCAGAATAATAGCCGATACGGTGATGCTGCATCACAGTTTGAGGGAGGTTACAACCTTTCTTCGGTTCAGCTTAATGGGAAAGATCTGAAATACGAAGTGTCTGACACGCGTATGAAAATTACTCTGCCTCAAGCGCTGAATCCAAAAGGAGGACAAATACAGTTTACCATTGACTATTCCTATACAGTACCGCAATATGGCGCCGACAGAACCGGAATTCTACCCACTGCAGCAGGAGACATTTATGCTATCGCTCAGTGGTATCCGCGTATGGCCGTTTATGATGATATATTAGGATGGAATACAGATCCCTATTCCGGTCCGGGAGAATTTTACTTGGAATATGGGGATTTTAATGTGGAAATCACTGCGCCTGCTGATCATATAGTCGTCATGGGAGGCGAACTGCTCAATCCTCAGGAAGTATGGACTGCTGAACAATTCAAACGCTACCAGCAGGCACAATCTTCAGATCAGACCGTGATCATCCGTAGTGCTGCTGAAGTCGCAAATAAGAACTCCAGACCGGCAAAGAAAGAACTGACATGGAAATATACTTTAAAAAATGCCAGAGACGTTGCATGGGCATCTTCTAAAGCATTTATTATTGATGCAGCAAAAATCAATCTTCCAAGTGGAAGAAAATCATTAGCCATATCAGCTTATCCAAAGGAAAGCGACGGACAGCAAGCCTGGGCCCGTTCTACTGAGTATACCAAGTCTTCTATAGAATATTATTCAGAAAAATGGTTTGAATATCCTTATCCCGTAGCTGTCAATGTAGCTTCCAATGTAGGTGGTATGGAATATCCGGCATTATCATTTTGTGGTTCCTCCGCCAAAAACGCAGGATTATGGGGAGTAACGGATCACGAATTCGGACACAACTGGTTTCCTATGATAGTCGGTTCCAATGAACGGCTTCACGGATGGATGGATGAAGGATTTAATACATTTATAAATGGATTATCTCGTGAAGCATTTAATAAAGGTGAATATGATAAAAGTATAGGTAGCCGGAATAAAATGGCTCAGGGATTCAATTCAAGTTCACTGGAACCAATCATGTCTACACCACAAAATATGCAGGAACGCAATATTGGCACACTGGTTTATTACAAACCAGGTTTTGGATTGCGTTTATTACGGGATGAAGTAATTGGTGCAGAGCGGTTTGATGAAGCATTTCGAACGTACATTCGCGATTGGGCATTCAAACATCCTACACCGAATGATTTCTTCAGAACAATCGAAAATGTAACCGGAGAAAATCTCGGGTGGTTTTGGAGAGGATGGTTTCTCAATAACTGGAAACTGGATCAGGCGATCAGAAAAGTGGAATATGCAAAATTCAATGCTGCAAACGGAGCGCTGATTACCATAGATAATCTTGAAAAGCTACCTATGCCTGTTGTTATAGAAGCAACAACGGTATCGGGAAAAAAGATACGTAAAAAATTACCAGTGGATATATGGCAACGCAATACTTCCTGGACTTTCCTTTTAGATTCTAAAGAAGAATTAAGCTCAGTCGTAATTGATCCTGATCAGGTGTACCCGGATATTAATCCCGAAAATAACACTTGGTCTAAGAAATAG
- a CDS encoding ArsC family reductase, whose translation MLHVYGIKNCNTVKKALDYLADHKLDYTFHDFKKEGVTDEQLKKWEKQVDWEKLVNKKGTTWKKLTDEEKEAVTDASSANKTLISNTSMIKRPVIEYSSGLILGFDEEEYNQKLK comes from the coding sequence ATGCTTCACGTTTACGGAATAAAAAACTGCAATACAGTAAAAAAAGCCCTCGATTATCTGGCTGATCATAAACTCGATTACACCTTTCACGATTTCAAGAAAGAAGGAGTAACAGATGAACAATTAAAAAAATGGGAAAAACAGGTCGACTGGGAAAAATTAGTCAACAAAAAAGGAACAACCTGGAAAAAACTGACGGATGAGGAAAAAGAGGCTGTTACAGATGCTTCTTCTGCCAATAAAACACTTATATCAAATACCAGTATGATCAAAAGACCTGTAATTGAGTACAGTTCAGGTTTGATTTTAGGGTTTGACGAGGAAGAATACAATCAGAAATTGAAATAA
- the fbaA gene encoding class II fructose-bisphosphate aldolase, with product MSLKDFKGVLTGDQVQELFEIAKKHKFALPAVNIIGTNSINAVMETAKAVNSPVIIQLSNGGAQFYAGKTLNNDNLKACVLGAVSAAQHVHLLAEHYGVAVILHTDHAAKKLLPWIDGLLDAGEKFFAQHGKPLFSSHMLDLSEEPIEENLEISKKYLERMKPLGMTIEIELGVTGGEEDGVDNSDVDSSKLYTQPEEVAYAFEELSKISDKFTVAAAFGNVHGVYKPGNVKLQPVILHNSQEYVKEKFGLNAEKPVNFVFHGGSGSSAEEIEEAISYGAIKMNIDTDMQWAFWDGVRGYEAKNHDYLQGQIGNPEGADSPNKKYYDPRVWLRKGEEAFVTRLTQAFEELNAVDVNSKL from the coding sequence ATGAGCCTAAAAGATTTTAAAGGTGTGTTGACCGGCGATCAAGTTCAAGAGTTATTTGAAATTGCTAAAAAACACAAATTCGCATTACCGGCAGTTAATATTATCGGTACTAATTCTATTAATGCTGTAATGGAAACAGCGAAAGCTGTTAATTCTCCTGTTATTATCCAACTTTCAAACGGAGGAGCACAATTCTATGCAGGAAAAACTTTAAATAATGACAATTTAAAGGCTTGCGTATTAGGAGCAGTTTCTGCAGCACAGCATGTTCATCTTTTGGCTGAACACTATGGTGTAGCTGTAATTTTGCATACAGATCATGCAGCTAAAAAATTATTGCCCTGGATAGACGGATTGTTAGATGCAGGTGAGAAATTCTTTGCTCAACACGGTAAACCTTTATTCTCTTCTCACATGCTGGATCTTTCTGAAGAGCCAATAGAAGAAAATCTTGAGATCTCTAAAAAATATCTGGAGCGTATGAAACCGCTTGGTATGACCATTGAAATTGAACTTGGTGTAACCGGAGGTGAAGAAGACGGTGTGGACAACTCTGATGTTGACAGCTCCAAATTATATACTCAACCGGAAGAAGTAGCATATGCATTTGAAGAATTATCTAAAATTTCTGACAAATTCACTGTTGCTGCAGCTTTTGGTAATGTACATGGTGTATACAAGCCGGGAAATGTAAAATTACAGCCTGTTATTTTGCATAATTCTCAGGAGTATGTAAAAGAAAAATTCGGATTGAATGCAGAGAAGCCAGTTAATTTTGTATTCCACGGGGGGTCAGGTTCTTCTGCTGAAGAAATCGAAGAAGCGATCTCATACGGAGCGATCAAGATGAATATCGATACCGATATGCAGTGGGCCTTCTGGGATGGAGTTCGCGGATATGAAGCTAAGAACCATGATTATTTACAAGGACAGATCGGCAATCCGGAAGGAGCAGATTCACCAAACAAAAAATACTACGATCCGCGTGTATGGTTGCGTAAAGGTGAAGAAGCTTTTGTAACTCGTCTTACACAGGCTTTCGAAGAATTAAACGCTGTTGACGTAAACAGCAAATTGTAA
- a CDS encoding tyrosine-type recombinase/integrase, with the protein MYQQRFLNFLRFEKRYSNHTIEAYTHELDVYFTFLQDQAIPENEADHRVIRLYLSHLMEGGRQATSVNRSISALRTYYKFLQRESLTDQNPLTLIKALKTPKKLPSVMEKDKMVGLLDQMEGTVDSFTDERDYLVLELLFGTGIRLTELLQIKITDIDFYNKNILILGKRNKERLVPVNHTLLEKLKIYIQQLDNQKKDNKTAFLIVTKEGKQAYPKMIYRIVHRYLSLISTQRKKSPHVLRHTFATALLDNGADLNAIKELLGHAGLAATQVYTHNSVERLKSVYKQAHPKA; encoded by the coding sequence ATGTATCAGCAGCGGTTTTTGAATTTTTTGCGTTTTGAGAAGCGGTATTCTAATCACACGATTGAAGCTTATACACATGAATTAGATGTTTATTTTACTTTTCTTCAGGATCAGGCCATTCCCGAGAACGAAGCTGATCATCGGGTTATACGACTTTATCTTTCCCATCTGATGGAAGGTGGGCGGCAGGCAACTTCTGTAAACCGTTCTATTTCAGCTTTACGTACTTATTATAAGTTTTTACAACGGGAATCTTTGACAGATCAGAATCCTTTGACTTTAATCAAAGCATTAAAAACCCCGAAGAAATTACCATCTGTCATGGAGAAAGATAAGATGGTTGGTCTTCTGGATCAGATGGAAGGCACTGTAGATTCTTTCACTGATGAGCGGGACTATTTGGTTTTGGAACTGCTTTTTGGAACAGGTATACGTTTGACAGAGTTATTACAAATAAAGATTACGGATATTGATTTTTATAATAAAAATATCCTTATATTAGGAAAGAGGAACAAGGAAAGACTTGTTCCGGTCAACCATACACTTTTAGAAAAACTAAAGATTTATATCCAGCAATTGGATAATCAAAAAAAAGACAACAAAACTGCGTTCTTAATTGTTACTAAAGAAGGGAAGCAGGCATATCCTAAGATGATCTACCGGATCGTTCATCGGTATTTAAGCCTGATCTCGACACAGCGTAAAAAAAGCCCGCATGTATTGCGGCATACATTTGCTACAGCTCTGCTGGATAACGGAGCAGATCTGAATGCAATAAAAGAGTTATTGGGACATGCCGGATTGGCGGCCACTCAGGTGTATACGCACAACTCGGTAGAGAGATTAAAATCAGTTTACAAACAAGCCCATCCAAAGGCTTAA
- the hpf gene encoding ribosome hibernation-promoting factor, HPF/YfiA family, with the protein MNITVQSIKFDADQKLVDFIKKKTSKLEQFLDSIIEGVCYLRLENVDDEENKVVELKLNIPGNQLFAKAQAKSFEEATDVAVESIRRQINKHKTKTRTATSNHKELLNSEEEEY; encoded by the coding sequence ATGAACATTACTGTGCAATCCATTAAATTTGATGCAGATCAAAAACTTGTAGATTTCATTAAAAAGAAAACATCTAAGTTAGAGCAGTTTTTAGACAGCATAATCGAAGGCGTATGTTATCTGAGACTGGAGAATGTAGACGACGAAGAAAATAAGGTGGTAGAACTAAAATTGAATATTCCGGGAAATCAATTGTTTGCCAAAGCACAGGCAAAGAGCTTTGAAGAAGCAACAGATGTCGCTGTGGAATCCATTAGAAGACAGATTAACAAACATAAAACGAAAACACGAACTGCTACGAGCAATCATAAAGAATTACTCAATTCGGAAGAGGAAGAGTATTAA
- a CDS encoding DUF6686 family protein, whose protein sequence is MIAKICPLAEVEEVFMTAQGAVYQCSRKNNYWLDFQDKTTSFSVSDFFCFKRKVDAIDVDAMLHDASRTSDFEIIMPFRTERCFILSVQDVLDLREILNGAKFMIELNSVVRSCLRTCPAPVLVG, encoded by the coding sequence ATGATAGCAAAAATTTGTCCTTTAGCTGAAGTAGAAGAGGTCTTTATGACCGCTCAGGGTGCGGTGTATCAGTGTAGCAGAAAAAATAACTACTGGCTGGATTTTCAGGATAAGACAACGTCTTTCAGTGTATCAGATTTCTTTTGTTTTAAAAGAAAAGTAGATGCTATAGATGTTGATGCTATGCTTCATGATGCTTCACGTACTTCTGATTTTGAGATTATTATGCCTTTCCGCACAGAAAGATGCTTTATATTGTCCGTACAGGATGTTCTTGACCTGAGAGAAATTCTGAATGGTGCCAAATTTATGATTGAACTGAATAGTGTAGTCAGATCCTGTTTACGTACCTGCCCTGCACCTGTTCTGGTCGGATAA
- a CDS encoding ferritin, which yields MKDLLKLKSSLAQEIENILNAQIKVEAHSSALYLAMSSWCDDQGLDFSSDFFAKQSNEEREHMLKLFNYINNRGGRAVSPEITGIPTDFESFRSVFEQTLEQEMFVTEQFNQIADKCMKAKDYVTFNFVQWFLEEQVEEEYVARRILEMFDVIGEEGTGRWEIDKHVNKVALGAE from the coding sequence ATGAAAGATTTATTGAAATTAAAATCATCTCTGGCACAAGAGATCGAAAATATATTAAATGCACAAATTAAAGTTGAAGCTCATTCTTCAGCACTTTACCTGGCTATGTCTTCATGGTGTGATGATCAGGGTTTGGATTTCAGTTCAGATTTTTTCGCAAAACAGTCTAATGAAGAGCGTGAGCATATGTTGAAATTATTCAACTACATCAACAATAGAGGTGGTCGTGCAGTGTCTCCTGAAATTACAGGTATTCCTACAGACTTCGAATCATTCAGAAGCGTGTTTGAGCAAACACTTGAGCAGGAAATGTTTGTTACTGAGCAATTCAATCAGATTGCTGACAAATGTATGAAAGCTAAAGATTATGTTACTTTTAACTTTGTTCAGTGGTTCCTTGAGGAGCAGGTGGAAGAAGAGTATGTAGCAAGACGTATTCTGGAAATGTTTGATGTCATTGGTGAAGAAGGAACAGGACGTTGGGAAATTGACAAACACGTAAACAAAGTAGCACTTGGTGCAGAATAA
- a CDS encoding TonB-dependent receptor, whose translation MATPRFRLHFIFLFSLVFISVTVNAQSKKITIEGLVVDTAGIPLKGVSVRLTAPGGAFTQASAANGRYTFTAVPLGQIRVTYSLLGYQITDKAYSATELVTRSSLPTIILSPQSELLKEVVIVKTIPVIYKQDTVQYNMNAYNFQKRLLLEDALKQLPNIQVSRDGSVFAFGKPITSVQVEGKKFFGGDVLTATRNLPADFVKNLQIIDYYGDYNASKGTKSGEPEKIINIVLKDDKKKIVFGQVTGGIGTEDRYLMSGGINKFNDGQELSLIGSINNTNTSLFTFGSPSGGSRERSMGELADFADPTDGLNTTTSLGGSFSDNLTKTTTVNGQYTFTKRQNLIDGNSLLQSVYSNNSIFNQEDYQVDTKDFSHRMALNFDSKFKNNDILKIEPVFSYNRTYINNYREKKLRNNVLTNDGTYSSISKNFSPNLDIDALYSKSFKKPGRKLVFNMRMSAGSSSKDEQVTDRYIIQDAMKKNNNYSFFLQRQYIETVSDNRSIKVNGSYIEPINAQSSLEVSYEFERNDIDADRRVEDLERSQLLGYMVFIDSLGLNYDYKYSSNQTAINYQYDSRDKKFKYNLGFGVQPLEISGRLYAEDEQYTYDNVNLIPTAGFKWKINDQTDFSIDYMGKNNQPNFYQIQPIRDVSNSQNIIVGNPALKAEFTNRISSRFRKSLVSKGQYFEANLSYNFVQNKIATDKISLNNTTVQQTSYQNMSGYYDIRSYYLFSSPFISDDFQLNINGNGDFYNNVSMVNKALVTNRQFIYSQSMQLRYMIDDIMESEFNGNYMLNSATYKWPFKSNITAHSFVLSLGNKFYFNEHMTLGVEVSQRFNDGYRGTAKNVNPTVINSYFECTFLPNKLAMLRLQGFDLLNQNTGISREILGNDILDVRNNRLARYFMLSLNLRLQKYPKKS comes from the coding sequence TTGGCTACTCCTCGTTTTCGGCTACATTTTATTTTTCTTTTTTCTTTGGTATTTATTTCGGTTACGGTAAACGCTCAATCGAAAAAAATAACCATTGAAGGGCTCGTGGTGGATACTGCAGGAATACCGCTTAAAGGAGTTAGCGTACGTCTGACTGCTCCAGGAGGTGCATTTACTCAAGCCTCAGCGGCAAATGGCCGTTATACATTCACGGCTGTACCGCTAGGGCAGATTCGTGTTACCTATAGTTTATTAGGTTATCAGATTACAGACAAGGCCTATTCTGCTACAGAATTAGTCACGCGATCCTCTCTTCCCACTATTATTTTGTCCCCGCAGTCTGAATTACTCAAGGAGGTGGTTATTGTAAAAACGATTCCGGTAATATATAAACAGGATACGGTGCAGTATAATATGAATGCCTATAATTTTCAGAAGAGACTGCTGCTGGAAGATGCTCTTAAGCAATTACCCAATATTCAGGTATCCCGGGATGGCTCTGTATTTGCTTTCGGAAAACCTATTACCTCCGTTCAGGTAGAAGGAAAAAAGTTTTTCGGTGGAGACGTGCTTACAGCTACCCGTAATCTGCCTGCCGATTTTGTCAAGAATTTACAGATTATAGATTATTACGGAGATTATAATGCTTCTAAAGGTACCAAGAGCGGAGAGCCTGAAAAGATTATCAACATTGTCTTAAAGGATGATAAAAAGAAGATTGTCTTTGGTCAGGTAACAGGTGGAATTGGTACGGAAGATCGTTACCTGATGAGTGGAGGTATTAATAAGTTTAACGATGGGCAGGAATTATCCCTGATCGGATCTATCAATAATACGAATACCAGTCTTTTTACCTTCGGTTCTCCAAGCGGAGGAAGCCGGGAGCGTTCTATGGGAGAGCTAGCTGATTTCGCTGATCCTACAGATGGTCTCAACACCACTACATCGCTGGGCGGTAGTTTTTCTGATAATCTTACCAAAACGACCACGGTCAACGGGCAGTACACTTTTACCAAAAGACAAAATCTGATTGACGGTAATTCCTTGTTGCAATCCGTATATAGCAACAATTCTATTTTCAATCAGGAAGATTATCAGGTGGACACAAAAGATTTTAGCCATAGGATGGCACTTAATTTTGATTCGAAATTCAAGAATAATGATATCTTAAAGATTGAGCCTGTATTTTCCTATAACCGGACGTATATTAATAACTACAGGGAAAAAAAGCTCAGGAATAATGTATTGACCAATGACGGGACTTATTCATCTATTTCCAAGAATTTTTCCCCTAATCTGGATATCGACGCTTTATATTCTAAATCCTTTAAAAAACCGGGACGTAAATTGGTTTTTAATATGAGAATGAGTGCCGGTTCAAGCAGTAAAGATGAACAGGTAACAGATCGCTATATCATTCAGGATGCAATGAAAAAGAATAACAATTACTCCTTCTTTCTGCAGCGGCAATATATAGAGACCGTGAGTGATAACAGGTCTATTAAAGTAAACGGATCTTACATTGAGCCTATTAACGCGCAGAGTTCTCTGGAAGTAAGTTATGAATTTGAACGGAATGATATTGATGCGGACAGGAGAGTGGAAGATCTGGAGCGTTCTCAGTTATTGGGATATATGGTATTTATAGACTCACTGGGGCTTAATTATGATTATAAATATAGCAGCAATCAGACGGCTATTAATTATCAATATGATTCCAGGGATAAGAAGTTTAAGTATAATCTGGGATTCGGAGTACAGCCGCTGGAAATATCCGGGAGATTATATGCTGAAGATGAGCAATATACCTATGATAATGTAAACCTGATTCCTACCGCAGGCTTCAAATGGAAAATCAATGATCAGACCGATTTCTCGATTGATTATATGGGGAAAAATAATCAGCCTAACTTTTACCAGATTCAGCCTATCCGGGATGTATCCAACTCGCAGAATATTATTGTTGGTAATCCGGCTCTGAAAGCAGAATTTACCAATCGTATTTCCAGTCGTTTCCGCAAGTCACTGGTTTCTAAAGGACAATATTTTGAAGCTAATCTGTCTTATAATTTTGTGCAGAATAAAATTGCGACAGATAAGATCTCCCTGAATAATACAACTGTTCAACAGACCAGTTATCAGAATATGTCGGGATACTATGATATACGTTCTTATTATTTGTTTTCTTCTCCTTTTATCTCTGATGATTTTCAGCTGAATATTAACGGAAACGGAGATTTTTACAACAATGTTTCCATGGTGAATAAAGCATTGGTGACAAACAGACAGTTTATATATTCACAGTCCATGCAGTTGCGTTATATGATTGACGATATTATGGAGTCTGAATTTAACGGTAATTATATGTTAAATTCGGCTACTTATAAATGGCCGTTTAAGAGTAATATTACAGCACATTCATTTGTGTTGAGCCTGGGTAATAAGTTTTATTTTAATGAGCATATGACGCTTGGCGTAGAGGTATCTCAACGTTTTAATGACGGTTACAGAGGTACAGCAAAGAATGTTAACCCAACTGTTATCAACTCTTACTTTGAATGTACATTTTTGCCGAATAAACTCGCCATGTTGAGATTGCAGGGTTTTGACCTGCTGAATCAGAATACAGGAATCTCCCGTGAGATTCTTGGCAATGATATCCTCGACGTTCGTAATAACCGTTTGGCGCGTTATTTTATGTTATCCCTGAATCTGCGGTTGCAGAAGTATCCTAAAAAATCATAG
- a CDS encoding NAD(P)H-quinone oxidoreductase — MKAVVISSFGGPEVLKVEERPIPAVGDHEVLIRVKAAGINRPDVFQRKGNYPAPAGVVADIPGLEISGVIEATGSMAGSWKAGDDVLALVAGGGYAEYVVVDAGSCMLKPENLSYEDAAAIPETVFTVWHNLFERGQLKKGERVLIHGGSGGIGSTAIQLATLSGAEVYATAGSKEKCEFCESLGAVRAINYHEEDFEEVLKESGVDVILDCIGGDYFNKNIAILNPDGRLVYINAMEGAKVQLNILQMMQKRLSVTGSTLRARDKSFKAELTAAVVGNVFPFIASKAFKPMVFKSFNFTQAEEAHRLMEEGHFLGKLVLTF; from the coding sequence ATGAAAGCAGTCGTTATTTCTTCATTCGGAGGCCCTGAAGTATTAAAAGTTGAAGAGAGACCTATTCCTGCAGTTGGAGACCACGAAGTATTGATACGCGTGAAGGCTGCCGGAATCAACAGACCTGATGTTTTTCAGCGGAAGGGTAATTATCCGGCTCCTGCAGGAGTTGTTGCCGATATTCCGGGGTTGGAGATCAGCGGAGTTATTGAGGCAACCGGAAGTATGGCAGGTTCCTGGAAAGCAGGGGACGATGTACTGGCTTTGGTTGCAGGAGGCGGATATGCGGAGTATGTTGTGGTAGATGCCGGCAGTTGTATGCTTAAGCCTGAAAATCTCAGTTATGAAGATGCTGCCGCAATACCGGAGACTGTTTTTACGGTATGGCATAATCTTTTTGAGCGAGGTCAGTTAAAGAAAGGAGAGCGTGTACTTATACATGGCGGATCGGGTGGAATAGGCTCTACCGCAATTCAGCTGGCTACGTTGTCCGGAGCGGAGGTATACGCTACTGCAGGCAGTAAGGAGAAGTGCGAATTTTGCGAATCGCTGGGTGCCGTGCGGGCCATCAATTATCATGAGGAAGATTTTGAAGAGGTACTCAAAGAAAGTGGGGTGGATGTGATACTGGATTGTATAGGTGGTGATTATTTTAATAAAAACATAGCAATCCTTAACCCGGACGGCAGATTGGTTTATATCAATGCGATGGAAGGAGCAAAGGTGCAATTGAATATTCTGCAGATGATGCAAAAGCGTCTGTCAGTAACCGGAAGTACACTAAGAGCAAGAGATAAAAGCTTTAAAGCAGAACTGACAGCAGCAGTAGTCGGTAATGTCTTCCCATTTATAGCATCGAAAGCATTTAAACCTATGGTTTTTAAGTCTTTTAATTTTACGCAAGCAGAAGAGGCGCATAGATTAATGGAGGAGGGCCATTTCCTCGGAAAGCTAGTGTTAACCTTCTAA